Within the Vibrio tasmaniensis genome, the region CGGCTTGCCGAACTCATTACACATTCTTTGAACCAAAGGGTGATCCGTCACTCGTACCGCGATGGAATCAAACTGGCCACTGACCCAATCAGTTACTTTACTACTGGTTGGCATAATCCAAGTGACCGGGCCCGGCCATGTTGCTTTTACGGTCGCTAACTGCGCTTCCGTCAACTGGCTTTCGTCAATATAGGGCAGCAACTGCTCGTAACTCGCAGCAATTAGGATCAACCCTTTGTCCATCGGTCGCTGTTTTAAATCGAGCAATTTCTTGATGGCTTGTGGATTATCAGGATCACAACCGACCCCAAAAACGCCTTCGGTCGGGTAAGCAATGACTTCACCTTGTTGTAATGCCTGCAAAGTATGTTGAAAGTTATCCACGGGTTGCCTCATTAATTCAGTTATCTAACTCACTAAGTGTACAAATTATCATTCACCGTGACTAAAGCTATTTGTTTATAAAATGTATCAATTAACAACTTACACTGACGCAAACGTTTTCCTTGAGCAATTTTACCCGTATAATGCGCGCAAAATATCTAATCACTAATTAAATCGTACCTGAAGGAGTTTGAGATGACTGTCGGTATTATCATGGGTTCTAAATCTGATTGGCCAACAATGAAGCTAGCTGCAGAAATGTTGGATCAGTTTGGCGTGGCGTACGAAACAAAAGTGGTTTCTGCTCACCGCACACCTCAGTTGCTTGCTGACTACGCAACCAGTGCGAAAGAGCGCGGTATTAAAGTAATTATTGCTGGTGCTGGCGGTGCTGCGCATCTTCCGGGCATGGCTGCAGCTTTCACAAGCGTACCTGTTTTAGGTGTTCCTGTTCAGTCTAAAGCACTGAAGGGCATGGACTCACTGCTTTCTATCGTACAAATGCCAAAAGGTATCGCGGTAGGTACTTTGGCTATCGGTGAAGCTGGTGCTGCCAATGCAGGCATCCTAGCAGCTCAAATCATTGGTACACACAATGAAGAAGTAATGGCAAAAGTAGAAGCGTTCCGCTCTGAGCAAACAGAAACGGTTCTTGCTAATCCTAACCCTGCAGAGGACTAATTCCCATGCATGTTCTTGTGTTAGGCGCGGGCCAACTTGCTCGCATGATGTCCCTAGCTGGGGCACCGCTGAATATTGAAATTTCTGCTTTTGATGTTGGCAGCAAAAATATTGTTCACCCATTAACGCAAGCGATTCTGGGCAACGGCTTAGAAAATGCGATTGAGCGTGCGGATGTGATTACTGCCGAGTTCGAGCATATCCCTCACGATGTTCTTGAGGTATGCGAGCGCAGCGGTAAATTCTTACCGACAACAGAAGCAATCAAAGCCGGTGGTGACCGTCGCCTTGAAAAAGCGCTGTTAGACGAAGCAAGCGTGAAAAATGCTAAGTACTACGTGATTAACTCTCGCGAAGACTTTGACGCTGCGATCGCTCACGTTGGCTTACCAATGGTATTGAAGAGCACACTTGGTGGCTACGATGGCAAAGGTCAATGGCGCTTAAAGACATTAGACAATGTTGACGCGACTTGGACAGAAATGGCTGAGTGCATTGCCGCAACAGACAACCAAGCCATTGTGGCTGAAGAGTTTGTTCCATTTGACCGCGAAGTATCACTGGTTGGTGCTCGTGGTACCAATGGCGAGATTCAAGTGTACCCACTGGCTGAGAATGTTCACACCGATGGCGTGTTGAGCTTATCTACAGCCATTGACGATATTGAACTACAAGAGCAAGCAAAAACCATGTTCATCGCAGTTGCAGAGCGTTTGGATTACGTTGGCGTACTCGCGCTAGAGTTCTTTGATGTTCAAGGTTCGCTGCTGGTGAATGAGATTGCACCACGTGTTCATAACTCGGGCCACTGGACACAACAAGGCGCTGAAACTTGTCAGTTTGAGAACCATCTACGTGCCGTATGTGGGATGCCATTAGGCAGCACTAAGCTGATTCGTCCAACCGCAATGATCAACATCCTTGGTGAAGATACCCTACCTGAAGCAATTCTTGCTCAAGGTGGTTGCCATGTTCATTGGTATGGTAAAGAGAAGCGTGCAGGTCGTAAGATGGGCCACATTAACGTGAGCGCTGACTACAACGCAGAGCTGCAAAGAGCGTTATGCTCACTGGCAGACATTCTCGACAAACAAGCCTACCCTGCTGTGCATGAATTCGCACAGCAACTGAAGTAAGCTTTCATTGTGGATTTAATATAAAAACGGCGCTCATTGAGCGCCGTTTTTGTGTCTATAACAGCAGGTTATTGAGATTGAATGTGGTGACACTTGCGATCAGCACATTGTTTCTTGGTTCCACTGGCTGTTTTCTTCTCAAGTAACAACGGGAACTGGCACTCTTCACAACGACCGAGAATAGGTGGTTGGTTTACTGCGAACTTACACTTAGGGTAGTTATCACACGCATAGAAGGTTTTGCCATAGCGAGATTTACGCTCAACCAAATGGCCTCTGCCACACTCAGGGCAAGCAACAAGTGGCTGCTCTTCAGGTTGTTCTTTTGGTTGGTCCAAAGATTCGATATGATTACACGTTGGGTAACTGCTACAACCAATGAACATCCCAAAGCGACCTTGCCTTAATACCAATTCGTTTTGGCATTTAGGGCACGGCACACCCAACTCTTTCACTACGTGACCATCGTTCTGATGCAGAGGCTTGATGTAATCACAGCTCGGATACTGCTTACAGCCTAAAAATGGGCCGTGCTTACCATGGCGAAGCTGAAGCTCTCCACCGCACTGTGGACATGGTTCATGCTCTAATGCATGTTCATGTGCTGAAAAAAGCTGATTATCAATCTTACTACTCATGACAAGCCTGTATTAATGCAAGATACCTTGCTCTTTGGTGTACAACAGCTCTTCCATTTGCGTGTAAGCACTTTCATTACCCGGCACATTAAATAGCACCATTAAGATAATCCATTTCAGATCATCCAATTCAAATTCGTTTGTCTCAAGCCCCATCACACGATCAATCACCATTTCACGAATCTCTGTCGTGAGTACGTTGATCTGCTCAAGGAACAGTAAGAAACCTCGACACTCCATATTAATGCGTGAAATCTCTCGACTGGTATAAATACGCATCGAGGTATTGGAACACACACTAATCGCCGCTTGGTTCTCGGTATCTTGCAATGCCGCAAGATCTTCTAACCAATGGAGGGCCTTATAAATATCATCTTGGTGAAACCCTGCTCGAAGAAGCTCATCTTCCAGCTCATCTTGATCCACCTGCAATTCAGAATCGCTATGGATGTAGGTTTCAAACAAGTACATCAGTATGTCCATCATCATAGCTTAGCCTCTCCCCTTTCGAATATAGCCACCGGAAACTGCAACAACATGCCCTGAGAGCTCAAGCTCTAAAAGCTGCATCATGACCTCATGCACAGGTATATGGGTTCTCTGTGCCAAAATATCAACGGGTGTCGCCTCTAATCCTACGTTAGCTAACAGCTGTGGAAATGGCAATTGTTCATTTTCCCCCTCATTCGACGTAGGCTCGAACAAACTGGGCTGCTGATCTATAGACCAGTCTAACAGACTCTTTATTTCGATCAGAACATCTTGAGCATTTTGCACCAAACATGCACCAGCTTTAATTAAGCTATTGCCGCCACGGCTGGTTGGACTATGAATAGAGCCTGGTAACGCAAACACCTCTCGGCCTTGCTCCATGGCATAGCGAGCTGTAATCAAAGAGCCACTCTTTTCAGCGGCCTCAACCACCAAAGTTCCAAGCGACAACCCACTTATAATACGGTTACGGCGAGGGAAATGTTCAGGTCGAGGTTTAGCACTAGGGCGAAACTCTGAAATCAATGCGCCATTTTCACAGATCCTATCGGCTAAGTTTCTGTGTCGCGCTGGGTAAATGGAATCCAAACCTGAACCCAACACAGCAAAAGTCTCCCCTCCTTTATCTAGAGCACCATCATGAGCATAGCCATCGATACCAAGCGCTAAGCCACTGGTGACAATCAAACCGTTTTGGACGAACTCTTTGGCGAAGGACTTCGCAGTTTGCAGCCCTTCGAGACTGGCGTTACGACTACCAACCATCGCGATTTGAGGCTCAATCAGTTTTTCAACGTGACCTTTAACGAAAAGCACGCTTGGCGCAGAGGCGGTCTCATTCAGCAGTTTGGGATAATGCGAGCAATTCGGGGTAATGATGTGATGGTTGGGTTGTCTTGCTTGCCACTCTAGGCAAGTCTCCATGTCTCTTGGGGCCTGCTCTCTTAGATAGGCAATTTGCTTGGCAGACAAACCAAGCGCTTGCAGTTGCTGACTTGAGTAACCAGCAATATTCGAAGGGGAATCAATACTCAGCAGACGAGAAAGGCGCTTGCCACCCAATTGCGGAACAAAACTTAGAGTTAGCCAAGCGCTCAGTTGTTGCTCATTCACTCGGTGCCCTTAACCTCTTCTGTCAAAGCAAGGTCCAAAGGCGATACCGCCAGAATGTCATTGCTAACAGGCTTAGAGCTCTGAGTGATCAAGGCCAAGCTAAAATACTCATAAGGACGAATGACCATCAAACTACCGAGTGAGGTACTTGGCAACTGCACCTTATCGCTCGCTGCAGACTCTTTGTAGCTGTATTCACCTTGCTTACCAAACACCACAGCGCCGCTTTCACTGAGGGTAAACATGGAACCTTGGCGAAGATTGTCTTGCGAGCCTTTGTTAATAACCACGACCTGATTCTTTGCGCTGTATTGGCTGCCATCCAACGAACCCAAGATATTAGCAAACTGCCCCGCAGCACTAGGTGCAGGATAAAACGTAGTTGAGAGCTTCACCTGACCAACGCCAAGTTCTGGTAACACGAGGTCATTAAGTAACACCTCTTGCAGTTGAGTCTCTATCTGTAAACTACTGAACTCAGCATCCACCTCTTTCAAGCGCGCCGTGGCGACTAAACGCAAAGAAGTCATACTCGCTTGAGGTTGCTGTCGTTGGTAAGTTTCGACAGAACGGTAAATACCCCATTTTTGATGTTGCTGGTTGCCCGAGATAAATAGTCGGTCTTCACCCGATAAGAAACGTTTGCCATCACTTGTCCCCAACACTCGCTGAGCAGATTGGATATCTTGCTGCTCAACCAAGCGATCAGATTGTAGATATGGCAAAACAAGCCCTTCATTCACGGTAGGCACCGCTTTCTTCTCAGAGACACGAATCTTAGGGCTTAGCTTGATGACGGGTTTGAGGCTCAATACAGGCTCGCCATTAATCCAAACCAAAGACAATTTATCTCCAGGGTAAATAAGGTGAGGGTTTTCTATCTCAGGATTTACCTGCCACAACCTTGGCCACAGCCATGGGCTGTCGAGATACATAGCGGATATATCCCATAAGGTATCCCCCTTAACCACCACATACGCTTCGGGTGCTCCTTGTTTAATGGTTAAAGGTTGTTCACTATTTTCAGCCATAGTGGCGAACGAAAGCGAGGCACAAATAAGAGATAAAACGGGGAAAAAATGACGCATGACCTAGGTTCCTTGGTCTGAATATATGACATCTGATTAGAGAATTACCTTCAGGATGCTGTCATTTGACCTCTAAAATGTCTAGAATTGAGCCAACAAGGTTTAAGCTGTTTCGGCACAGTTCAATATTTCGAGTGTATATGTCTGTATTACAAGTATTAACATTACCAGATGATCGTCTACGTACCGTGGCGAAACCGGTAAAAGAAGTTACCCCAGAGATTCAAAAGTTCGTTGATGACATGATTGAAACCATGTACGACGAAGAAGGTATCGGCCTTGCTGCAACGCAAGTAGATTTCCACCAGCGCATCGTTGTTATCGATATTTCAGAAACACGTGACGAGCCTATGGTTCTGATCAACCCTGAAATTACCGACAAACGTGGCGAAGATGGTATCGAAGAAGGCTGTCTATCTGTACCAGGCGCTCGAGCTCTAGTACCTCGCGCTGCAGAAGTAACGGTTAAAGCATTAGATCGTGAAGGCAACGAATTCACATTCGACGCTGACGACCTTCTGGCTATCTGTGTTCAGCACGAACTTGACCACCTAGAAGGCAAGTTGTTTGTTGATTACCTATCGCCACTAAAGCGCAAACGTATTCAAGATAAGCTAGCGAAGATTAAACGTTTCAACGAGAAACAAGGTTAATAACCGCTGCTATTACTAAATTAAGAAGGAAGTCTACCTTGAGTCAATCTTTAAGAATTGTCTTCGCAGGTACTCCGGATTTCGCCGCCCGTCATTTGGCGGCGTTGTTGTCTTCGGAGCATGAAGTTATTGCAGTTTACACCAACCCAGATCGCCCAGCCGGTCGAGGTAAAAAACTGTCTGCGCCACCAGTAAAGCAACTTGCATTAGAGCACGGCATTCCAGTTTACCAGCCAGAAAATTTCAAGTCAGATGAAGCTAAACAAGAGCTAACAGATTTGAATGCTGACATCATGGTTGTTGTCGCTTACGGTATGCTGTTACCACAAGCTGTATTAGATACACCTCGCTTAGGTTGTATCAACGTGCATGGTTCAATCCTGCCACGCTGGCGTGGTGCTGCTCCGATTCAACGCTCTATCTGGGCGGGTGATAAAGAGACAGGCGTGACGATCATGCAGATGGATATCGGCCTAGATACCGGTGATATGCTAAGCATCGCAACGCTGCCAATCGAAGCGACAGATACTAGCGCGTCAATGTACGAGAAGTTAGCTGGCCTTGGCCCTGATGCTCTTGTTGAATGTTTAGCTGACATCGCTTCTGGTAAAGCCGTTGCTGAAAAGCAAGACGACGAACTTGCTAACTACGCGAAGAAGCTGAGCAAAGACGAAGCTAAAATTAATTGGAATGACAGTGCAGAACACATCGAACGTTGTGTGCGCGCTTTCAATCCATGGCCAATGAGCCACTTTGCGGTTGTTGATAGCAGCTCTAATGATGAAAAAAGCATTAAAGTTTGGCAGACACGTGTTGACCAAGAATCAACGTCTGCGCCAACTGGTTCAATCATCAAAGCAGATAAAACAGGTATCTATGTTGCGACTGGCGACAAAGTACTGGTTTTGGAACAGCTACAAGTACCAGGTAAAAAAGCCATGTCAGTTCAAGACATCTTGAACTCACGTGCAAGCTGGTTTGAAGTTGGTACTCAACTTTCTTAACCGCTTTAAAGCTACTCAATATGCACTTAAAAACGTGTAGCTTATAAAACACAGTTTAGAAAACCTTTACGAGGGCAGAGATGTCCTCATGTATTCAAATAAATATTCGGTACCCCTCTCATGAATGTTCGCGCTGCTGCTGCAAATGTCCTATTCCAAGTTGTCGATAAAGGCCACTCTCTTTCACACGCTCTCCCTGCGGCTCAAAAAACGATCCGCCCGCGAGACCACGCTCTACTGCAAGAGATTTGCTACGGCGCACTTCGTTACCTGCCTCGCTTAGAGTCAATCGCTAACGAACTGATGGAAAACTCGCTTAAAGGTAAAAAGCGCGTATTCCATCACCTGATCTTAGTAGGCATTTACCAGTTGAGCTTTATGCGCATTCCTTCGCATGCTGCCGTTGCTGAAACCGTTGAAGCAACCAAAACACTGCGCGGCCCAAGCCTGAGTGGTTTGATCAACGCAGTGCTTCGCAGCTACCTGCGCGATCAAGAAGAGCTAGATGAGAAAGCCGTTAGCCACAATGCGGGCAAATACAGCCATCCAAGCTGGATCCTAAAAATGCTTCAAGAAAGCTACCCAGATCAGTGGGAGCAATTGGTTGAAGCAAACAACAGCAAGGCACCAATGTGGCTGCGCGTAAACCGCCAACACCACACTCGTGACGAGTATGGTGAACTACTTAAAAACGAAAACATTGAATACACACTGCACCCTGAAGCGGCTGATGCCATAAAATTAGCGTCACCTTGTGATGTTACTTTGCTTCCTGGTTTCGACCGAGGCTGGGTATCAGTACAAGATGCTGCAGCTCAACTTTCTGTTGATTACCTAACACCAAAAGATGGTGAGCTAATCCTAGACTGCTGCGCAGCACCTGGCGGTAAAACTGCACACATTCTTGAACATACTCAAGACACTGAAGTGGTTGCGATTGACAGTGATATTAAACGCCTAGACCGCGTTTACGATAACCTTGAACGCCTACAACTGCGTGCCGACGTAATCTGTGGTGATGCTCGCTACCCTGAAGAGTGGTGGACGGGCAGTCAGTTCGACCGCATCCTACTTGATGCACCTTGTTCAGCGACCGGTGTAATTCGCCGTCACCCTGACATTAAGTGGCTACGCCGTGCCTCTGATATCGATGCACTAGCAGAGCTACAAAGCGAGATCTTGGATGCAATGTGGCGCCAGCTAAAAGAAGGCGGCACCATGGTTTATGCGACATGTTCTATCACACCGCAAGAAAACGTGCTGCAAGTGAAAGCATTCTTAGAGCGTACCGAGAACGCAACGCTGGTTGGGTCTGATATCGAAAAACCGGGTCGTCAAATACTACCTGGTGAAGAAGATATGGATGGCTTCTACTACGCAGTTCTAGTAAAACAGGCATAACAATTAACAGCGGCTAAGAATTAATTTCTTAGCCGCTGTTTCTTTCTAGTGCATTATCAAATGCGAAATGAGATCACTAGAATTACAACGGCAAAAAATAAGAGAAAGGCTATGAAGATCATTATTCTAGGTGCTGGACAAGTTGGCGGTACCCTTGCTGAAAACCTAGTGGGTGAAAACAATGACATCACGATCGTCGACCGTAATGCCGACCGACTGCGTGAACTTCAAGACAAATACGACCTTAGGGTTGTAAACGGCTATGCCAGCCACCCGAACACACTACGTGAAGCGGGCGCGCAAGATGCCGACATGTTGGTTGCCGTAACCAATATGGATGAAACCAACATGGCCGCATGTCAGGTTGCCTTCTCTCTGTTTAATACCCCAAACCGAATTGCCCGTATTCGTTCTCCAGAATATCTGGAAGAGAAAGAAGCGCTATTCAAATCAGGAGCTATTCCAGTCGATCATCTGATCGCACCCGAAGAGTTAGTGACCAGTTACATTGAGCGCCTGATTCAATATCCAGGTGCATTGCAGGTTGTGAGCTTTGCTGAGCAAAAAGTGAGCCTAGTAGCGGTAAAAGCCTACTACGGAGGTCCACTGGTTGGTAATGCACTGTCTGCTTTACGTGAGCACATGCCGCACATTGATACTCGTGTTGCCGCTATCTTCCGTCAAGGTCGTCCTATTCGCCCACAAGGCACTACCATCATTGAAGCCGATGATGAGGTTTTCTTTGTGGCAGCGAGTAACCATATCCGCTCAGTAATGAGTGAGTTGCAACGCCTAGAGAAACCGTACCGACGCATCATGATTGTTGGCGGTGGTAACATTGGTGCAAGCTTAGCGAAACGCCTTGAGCAGAGCTACAGCATCAAGCTTATCGAGCGCAGCTACACTCGCGCCGAGAAGCTGTCTGAAGAATTAGAAAACACCATCGTATTCTGTGGCGATGCAGCCGACCAAGAGCTGCTAACCGAAGAGAACATCGATCAGGTGGACGTGTTCATTGCCCTAACCAATGAAGATGAAACCAACATCATGTCAGCGATGCTGGCGAAGCGAATGGGTGCCAAGAAAGTAATGGTGCTGATTCAGCGTGGTGCTTACGTCGACCTTGTTCAGGGTGGCGTGATTGATATTGCGATATCGCCACAACAAGCGACCATTTCTGCGCTACTTACTCACGTTCGTCGTGCTGATATCGTAAACGTATCATCTCTACGTCGCGGCGCTGCAGAGGCGATTGAAGCCATTGCTCACGGTGACGAAACCACCTCTAAGGTTGTTGGCCGAGCGATTGGCGACATCAAACTGCCACCGGGCACTACCATTGGTGCGATTGTTCGCGGAGAAGAAGTACTTATCGCGCACGATAGAACCGTGATCGAACAAGATGACCACGTAGTGATGTTCCTGGTGGACAAGAAATACGTACCGGATGTTGAGTCTCTATTCCAACCGAGCCCGTTCTTCTTATAGCCTTGTTCTCGTAAGCATCGTTCTCGCAACTTTCTTTTTGTGAGAACAACGCTCCGGCACAAAGCTGTAATCTATTAAAGCTATGGTCTATTAAGCTATGGTCAACTTTCGTCCGATATTATTAGTGATAGGGTTAGTGTTATCAAAACTCGCCCTTTTCATGTACATCCCCACATTGGTTGCCTTCTTTACTGGCACCGGTGGCTTTCTCGAGTTCGGAAAATCGGTAGTGATCACGCACATTGTGGCGTTCATCTGCTTGAGTTTAGGCCGCTCTGCTGAGTTTCGATTAGGGGTGCGGGATATGTTCCTTATCACCTCTCTGGTGTGGACCATTGCCAGTGCCTTCGCTGCATTGCCGTTTGTGTTCATCAACCATATCAGCTTCACTGACGCTTACTTTGAGACCATGTCGGGCATCACCACAACAGGTTCAACGGTATTAAGCGGCTTAGACAGCATGGCACCAAGCATCCTGTTATGGCGTTCTATCTTGCAATGGTTAGGTGGCATCGGCTTTATCGTGATGGCAGTAGCCGTTCTACCAATGCTCAACGTCGGTGGTATGCGCCTGTTCCAAACCGAATCATCTGATTGGTCAGATAAAAGCAGCCCACGAGCAAAAACCGTCGCGAAGAACATCGTGGCGGTTTATCTGGTTCTGACTGGTTTGTGCATCATTAGCTATTTGTTTGCTGGCATGGGCATCTTTGACGCAATCAATCACGCGTTCACAACACTGTCGACGGGGGGTTACTCAACATCAGATGGATCAATGAACCACTTCTCCAACAGTGCTCACTGGGTGGGAACACTATTCATGTTCCTTGGCGGTCTGCCGTTCTTATTGTTCGTTAGCGCACTGCGAGGCAGAAAACTCTCAATCCTCTATAAAGATGCACAGGTGAGAGGGTTCACGTATCTATTTTTGGTCACTAGTGCCGTAATATCGACATGGTTGGTGGTTAGAGATGGCTACACTGTCATGGATGCGATGCGCGTTTCGATGTTCAACATTGTATCAGTCGTCACCACAACCGGTTTTGGCTTAGAAGACTTCACTGCATGGGGCGCACTGCCAAGCACATTATTTGCCTTCCTGATGATGGCAGGAGCTTGCTCGGGGTCAACCTCTGGCGGTATTAAGATCTTCCGTTTCCAGATCGCGATGACCATGCTCCACAAACAAATGATGAAGCTAATTCACCCATCGGGCGTGTTTGTTCAACGCTACAATCAGCGACCTGTGAATGACGATATTGTGCGTTCACTCGTCGCATTTGGTTTGATGTTCTTTATCACGATTATCTTAATTGCAGGCGGCTTGAGCGCGATGGGACTTGATCCTGTAACCAGTATATCTGGCGCTATCACAGCTGTTGCCAACGTGGGCCCGGGAATGGGTAGCGTGATCGGTCCAACCGGGAACTTTGCCCCACTGCCAGACGCCGCTAAATGGTTGCTAAGTTTAGGCATGCTAATGGGGCGACTCGAGATACTGACGCTCATTGTTCTATTTTTTCCAGCCTTTTGGCGACGCTAACCAAGCACAAAATCAAGGAAACACAGATGAAATCATACGTACTTCTCGCTGGCGCATTGCTAGCAAACTCAGTATTCGTAAATTCTGCCTTTGCTGATCAAATGGTCACATTGCCTGATGGCAAGCAAGTGTTACTCAAAGATGATTTTACTTGGCAGTATGTGAGTAACGCATCATCGAATGCAGAGTTGGCATTGACGAGTATTCCTGTAGCCAAAAACACACGCGGCACCACAATCAAAATAGGAGACACCAAGCCAAGCATGCAGCTTTCCAAATCAGGTGTGGACGTTTTGATTGGGGCAGGACTCTACGAGAATGAACAGCTAATCTTACCTATTTCAGTCACTAACCAAAGCACAGAAGCCGTTGTGCTAGTTACGCTAAATATCACAGTCTACTCACCAACGGGTGAACTGCTGCATCAAGGCAGTATCAACACTTGGCAATCCATTAAGCGCCTAGCTGATACCTACCTTCGACCACAAACTTCGGCAGAAGGTAAATACTTAGCGATCGATGTTGATAAGTATCCTGAATATAAAATAGACGTGGAGATCACTGACGTTTCTACCCGTTAGGGGCATACCGGTTCAATCAAACTAAACCGGTGTCACAAACAGATAGATAGCGAAGAAATGGCAAGCGCAGCCCGCCAATACAAACAGGTGCCAGATGGCATGGTTATAAGGGATGCGTTTTGCCACATAGAAAATTACACCCAGCGAGTAAATCACCCCGCCAACTGCCAGTAACACCAAACCACCTATATCGATATTCATCGCTAATTGATAAACAACAATCAAAGATAGCCACCCCATCGCTAAGTAAATGAACAGTGATAAACGCTTGAATCGATAAACGAAGGCTATCTTCATTAT harbors:
- the def gene encoding peptide deformylase; this translates as MSVLQVLTLPDDRLRTVAKPVKEVTPEIQKFVDDMIETMYDEEGIGLAATQVDFHQRIVVIDISETRDEPMVLINPEITDKRGEDGIEEGCLSVPGARALVPRAAEVTVKALDREGNEFTFDADDLLAICVQHELDHLEGKLFVDYLSPLKRKRIQDKLAKIKRFNEKQG
- a CDS encoding L-threonylcarbamoyladenylate synthase encodes the protein MDNFQHTLQALQQGEVIAYPTEGVFGVGCDPDNPQAIKKLLDLKQRPMDKGLILIAASYEQLLPYIDESQLTEAQLATVKATWPGPVTWIMPTSSKVTDWVSGQFDSIAVRVTDHPLVQRMCNEFGKPLTSTSANLTGEPPCMTTEEVQQQLGQHLVAILEGQTGGREKPSEIRDAKTSKILRQG
- a CDS encoding 5-(carboxyamino)imidazole ribonucleotide synthase, which produces MHVLVLGAGQLARMMSLAGAPLNIEISAFDVGSKNIVHPLTQAILGNGLENAIERADVITAEFEHIPHDVLEVCERSGKFLPTTEAIKAGGDRRLEKALLDEASVKNAKYYVINSREDFDAAIAHVGLPMVLKSTLGGYDGKGQWRLKTLDNVDATWTEMAECIAATDNQAIVAEEFVPFDREVSLVGARGTNGEIQVYPLAENVHTDGVLSLSTAIDDIELQEQAKTMFIAVAERLDYVGVLALEFFDVQGSLLVNEIAPRVHNSGHWTQQGAETCQFENHLRAVCGMPLGSTKLIRPTAMINILGEDTLPEAILAQGGCHVHWYGKEKRAGRKMGHINVSADYNAELQRALCSLADILDKQAYPAVHEFAQQLK
- the purE gene encoding 5-(carboxyamino)imidazole ribonucleotide mutase — its product is MTVGIIMGSKSDWPTMKLAAEMLDQFGVAYETKVVSAHRTPQLLADYATSAKERGIKVIIAGAGGAAHLPGMAAAFTSVPVLGVPVQSKALKGMDSLLSIVQMPKGIAVGTLAIGEAGAANAGILAAQIIGTHNEEVMAKVEAFRSEQTETVLANPNPAED
- the dprA gene encoding DNA-processing protein DprA, whose amino-acid sequence is MNEQQLSAWLTLSFVPQLGGKRLSRLLSIDSPSNIAGYSSQQLQALGLSAKQIAYLREQAPRDMETCLEWQARQPNHHIITPNCSHYPKLLNETASAPSVLFVKGHVEKLIEPQIAMVGSRNASLEGLQTAKSFAKEFVQNGLIVTSGLALGIDGYAHDGALDKGGETFAVLGSGLDSIYPARHRNLADRICENGALISEFRPSAKPRPEHFPRRNRIISGLSLGTLVVEAAEKSGSLITARYAMEQGREVFALPGSIHSPTSRGGNSLIKAGACLVQNAQDVLIEIKSLLDWSIDQQPSLFEPTSNEGENEQLPFPQLLANVGLEATPVDILAQRTHIPVHEVMMQLLELELSGHVVAVSGGYIRKGRG
- the rsmB gene encoding 16S rRNA (cytosine(967)-C(5))-methyltransferase RsmB gives rise to the protein MNVRAAAANVLFQVVDKGHSLSHALPAAQKTIRPRDHALLQEICYGALRYLPRLESIANELMENSLKGKKRVFHHLILVGIYQLSFMRIPSHAAVAETVEATKTLRGPSLSGLINAVLRSYLRDQEELDEKAVSHNAGKYSHPSWILKMLQESYPDQWEQLVEANNSKAPMWLRVNRQHHTRDEYGELLKNENIEYTLHPEAADAIKLASPCDVTLLPGFDRGWVSVQDAAAQLSVDYLTPKDGELILDCCAAPGGKTAHILEHTQDTEVVAIDSDIKRLDRVYDNLERLQLRADVICGDARYPEEWWTGSQFDRILLDAPCSATGVIRRHPDIKWLRRASDIDALAELQSEILDAMWRQLKEGGTMVYATCSITPQENVLQVKAFLERTENATLVGSDIEKPGRQILPGEEDMDGFYYAVLVKQA
- the fmt gene encoding methionyl-tRNA formyltransferase, which encodes MSQSLRIVFAGTPDFAARHLAALLSSEHEVIAVYTNPDRPAGRGKKLSAPPVKQLALEHGIPVYQPENFKSDEAKQELTDLNADIMVVVAYGMLLPQAVLDTPRLGCINVHGSILPRWRGAAPIQRSIWAGDKETGVTIMQMDIGLDTGDMLSIATLPIEATDTSASMYEKLAGLGPDALVECLADIASGKAVAEKQDDELANYAKKLSKDEAKINWNDSAEHIERCVRAFNPWPMSHFAVVDSSSNDEKSIKVWQTRVDQESTSAPTGSIIKADKTGIYVATGDKVLVLEQLQVPGKKAMSVQDILNSRASWFEVGTQLS
- a CDS encoding DUF494 family protein, whose product is MMMDILMYLFETYIHSDSELQVDQDELEDELLRAGFHQDDIYKALHWLEDLAALQDTENQAAISVCSNTSMRIYTSREISRINMECRGFLLFLEQINVLTTEIREMVIDRVMGLETNEFELDDLKWIILMVLFNVPGNESAYTQMEELLYTKEQGILH
- a CDS encoding DNA topoisomerase family protein, coding for MSSKIDNQLFSAHEHALEHEPCPQCGGELQLRHGKHGPFLGCKQYPSCDYIKPLHQNDGHVVKELGVPCPKCQNELVLRQGRFGMFIGCSSYPTCNHIESLDQPKEQPEEQPLVACPECGRGHLVERKSRYGKTFYACDNYPKCKFAVNQPPILGRCEECQFPLLLEKKTASGTKKQCADRKCHHIQSQ
- a CDS encoding LysM peptidoglycan-binding domain-containing protein — translated: MRHFFPVLSLICASLSFATMAENSEQPLTIKQGAPEAYVVVKGDTLWDISAMYLDSPWLWPRLWQVNPEIENPHLIYPGDKLSLVWINGEPVLSLKPVIKLSPKIRVSEKKAVPTVNEGLVLPYLQSDRLVEQQDIQSAQRVLGTSDGKRFLSGEDRLFISGNQQHQKWGIYRSVETYQRQQPQASMTSLRLVATARLKEVDAEFSSLQIETQLQEVLLNDLVLPELGVGQVKLSTTFYPAPSAAGQFANILGSLDGSQYSAKNQVVVINKGSQDNLRQGSMFTLSESGAVVFGKQGEYSYKESAASDKVQLPSTSLGSLMVIRPYEYFSLALITQSSKPVSNDILAVSPLDLALTEEVKGTE